CCGCCTGCCTGTCTTTCTCCGACCACTGCCGACCTCCACCGAGGTAGAAATCCTCCAGCCGCTTCGCCTCGCGCACATACTGATCATGCCCACGAACGCGACCATGTTGGTATCGCCTCCATATATCCTGTGCGAGCGTTCTATCATCCTGTTTTTGCTTCTGTTTTTTTTTCGTGGCCACTTCTCTCCCCCTATTGAGCCATGTGACTGAAACCCTTAGCGTGGTGCGCCGCGAGTCTGTTTGCCTGCCATTTTGGACGTGGATCGTGAACCTTTGCCACTCCGTAACCCGACATAACCAGATAGCGAGTGTCATCCATCAAGTGGTCGTTCGTTTTAATAACCTTGCCATCTTTATCCCTGTGATACGTGCGGAACTCGTTAAACCACTGCGACAGTGAGCCAAATACCCTCAGACGCCCCTCAGTCATCATGCGGTACACCGTAAACAGCCCAGCCTCCACCGTGTTTTCCGCTGGCACCAAATTCAACCCAGCAGTCTCGTATTCTTCAATCAGCTTCGTGCCGTCCTTCTGGTTCCTGCCCCGTGCTGCTGGGTCGATCACGCCGGGAATCCACTCGCCCCTTGCCCGTATCGCCGCCGCGTGTACCGCTGGCTCGCACTGCCCCTGCTTATACTCGTTCGTGAGATAGAGAATATCCCCATTATCTCTGTCCCATGCGCCCCACAGTGCCGCCGTATTATTCCAGCCAACATCGAGCGCATACGCTCTCGGCCAGTGCTCAGGGATAGCAAAATCGGTAACGCGGATAACCTCCTCGTCGATGGGGTAGATTGCCCCTGAACCGAGTTGTGGCAAACCCTTTGACCGCGCATTCCGCAGATATGGAGGCGTGGCTTTTAGTAGCTCCTCTTTCTCGTACTCGCTCAAATGCGGTGCATCATCCCACCCCGCCATAACCACAAACCGCTCAGGCTCGCCGTCCGGCATCCTTCCCCCAGGTAGGAATTGCAGTACCACCTCCGTCAAACCGGAAAGCGGTGTGAACGTCAAACCGATCATCCCCGCGCCATTCGCCCCGCCCGTGTCCATCGTCCGCATGACACACTCGCCGTACACATCCATTGGGCATTCTTCATCCAGCCAAATCCAATCCTTGTGCGTCCCTTGAAACGATAAACGCTTTTGGTCAAATGACTTAAATGTGAGGCGACTCAATCCACCGCTGACATGACGTACAGCGAATGACTCAATCGCATCAGGAACAGAACCAGCTTTCCGCTTGATAGAATCGGGAATAATGAAATCCTTGGGTATCAAACCTGAACCAATATCGCCAATATCACCGAGGAGCTTGTGCTGCATAATGTCGCGCACTGTCTGCGTC
Above is a window of Chrysiogenes arsenatis DSM 11915 DNA encoding:
- a CDS encoding terminase large subunit domain-containing protein; the protein is MNALLKLAHAARELERRKRYAKIDFMYPEEGKLSRHAYFKHMEFYAAGAKYRERAIIAGNRVGKTELGACETVYHMTGRYPAWWQGRRFSEQVSVWAAGDTTQTVRDIMQHKLLGDIGDIGSGLIPKDFIIPDSIKRKAGSVPDAIESFAVRHVSGGLSRLTFKSFDQKRLSFQGTHKDWIWLDEECPMDVYGECVMRTMDTGGANGAGMIGLTFTPLSGLTEVVLQFLPGGRMPDGEPERFVVMAGWDDAPHLSEYEKEELLKATPPYLRNARSKGLPQLGSGAIYPIDEEVIRVTDFAIPEHWPRAYALDVGWNNTAALWGAWDRDNGDILYLTNEYKQGQCEPAVHAAAIRARGEWIPGVIDPAARGRNQKDGTKLIEEYETAGLNLVPAENTVEAGLFTVYRMMTEGRLRVFGSLSQWFNEFRTYHRDKDGKVIKTNDHLMDDTRYLVMSGYGVAKVHDPRPKWQANRLAAHHAKGFSHMAQ